In the Xiamenia xianingshaonis genome, one interval contains:
- a CDS encoding ABC transporter substrate-binding protein, which produces MHQFSSNKPLSRRVFVAGGAIAAAGASLALAGCSSGSPSSDTAPESSTEPADSGTAESAGGGELRAAMSYQTDNFLPLNNSSGLAQGANWNVIEGLYMLDMSTMKPYPALADGEPVQISDTEYEVKLREGAKFSDGTAVTASDVAESYSRTVNADGSLYAPMLAFIDSMEAKDDATVTIKLNTPTSLLTTRLALALVVPTAATDEELTAKPVGSGPYMYDTLNGQDGGQLVFVPNPNYNGAHPATCDKLTYDIIIDDTARTTALTDGTVQIMENVPSNLIAQASSTGAVTENAMGFAVGFMMFNTKKKPFDDVRVRQAFLYAIDYDKMIMNALPDVATKPDSFLPATHASYTGPATNDYAYDMDKAKQLLDEAGVSGLSIVIDTTDAGWIKAMAPQIQSNLKELGIDAEISSQASSSLYANRCDTDDDVQPFDIVVAPGDPGCFGTDPDLLMNWWYGDNSWTQKRSSWKDSEGYNKLHELMDAAFAAEGEEQKAKWAECFDLLSEEVPLYPLVHRQVVTAYYADKVKNFIPIGSTGLRFLDVSPA; this is translated from the coding sequence ATGCATCAGTTTTCTAGCAACAAGCCCCTGTCTCGCCGTGTTTTCGTCGCAGGCGGCGCCATCGCCGCGGCGGGCGCCAGCTTGGCACTGGCCGGTTGCAGCTCGGGCAGCCCGTCTTCCGACACCGCCCCTGAAAGCTCCACCGAGCCTGCCGATTCCGGCACCGCCGAAAGCGCGGGCGGCGGCGAACTTCGCGCGGCCATGAGCTATCAGACGGACAACTTCTTGCCGCTGAACAACTCGTCGGGCCTTGCCCAGGGCGCCAACTGGAACGTCATCGAAGGCCTGTACATGCTCGACATGTCCACCATGAAGCCTTACCCGGCGCTGGCCGACGGCGAACCGGTGCAGATCTCCGACACCGAGTACGAGGTGAAGCTGCGCGAGGGCGCGAAGTTCTCCGACGGCACCGCCGTGACCGCGAGTGACGTCGCGGAATCCTACAGCCGCACCGTGAACGCCGACGGCTCGCTCTACGCCCCGATGCTCGCCTTCATCGACTCGATGGAAGCCAAGGACGACGCCACCGTCACCATCAAGCTGAACACGCCCACCTCGCTGCTCACCACGCGTTTGGCGCTGGCGCTCGTCGTGCCCACCGCGGCGACCGACGAAGAGCTCACCGCCAAGCCGGTCGGCTCCGGCCCCTACATGTACGACACGCTCAACGGCCAGGACGGCGGCCAGCTCGTGTTCGTGCCGAACCCCAACTACAACGGCGCCCACCCGGCCACCTGCGACAAGCTCACCTACGACATCATCATCGACGACACCGCCCGCACCACCGCGCTCACCGACGGCACCGTCCAGATCATGGAAAACGTGCCTTCGAACCTGATCGCGCAGGCATCGTCCACCGGCGCCGTCACTGAAAACGCCATGGGATTCGCCGTGGGCTTCATGATGTTCAACACGAAGAAGAAGCCGTTCGACGACGTGCGCGTGCGTCAAGCGTTCCTGTACGCCATCGACTACGACAAGATGATCATGAACGCCCTGCCCGACGTCGCCACCAAGCCCGACAGCTTCCTGCCGGCCACGCATGCCTCCTACACCGGGCCGGCGACGAACGACTACGCCTACGACATGGACAAGGCCAAGCAGCTGCTTGACGAGGCGGGCGTGTCCGGCCTGTCCATCGTCATCGACACCACCGACGCCGGCTGGATCAAGGCCATGGCCCCGCAGATCCAGTCCAACCTGAAGGAGCTCGGCATCGACGCCGAAATCTCTTCGCAGGCTTCCAGCTCGCTGTATGCGAACCGCTGCGACACCGACGACGACGTGCAGCCGTTCGACATCGTCGTGGCCCCGGGCGATCCGGGCTGCTTCGGCACCGACCCCGACCTGCTGATGAACTGGTGGTACGGGGACAACAGCTGGACCCAGAAGCGCTCTTCTTGGAAGGACTCCGAAGGCTACAACAAGCTGCACGAGCTCATGGACGCGGCGTTCGCCGCCGAGGGCGAAGAGCAGAAGGCCAAGTGGGCCGAGTGCTTCGACCTGCTGTCCGAAGAAGTGCCGCTGTATCCGCTGGTGCACCGCCAGGTCGTGACCGCGTACTACGCCGACAAGGTGAAGAACTTCATCCCCATCGGCTCTACCGGCCTGCGCTTCCTGGACGTGTCCCCGGCGTAA
- a CDS encoding HAD family hydrolase, with product MDKLFAVFDLDGTLVDSMGYWAEVGPEYLAGLGMTEGVDEIRPVIEAMTMEETARYMHERFLPDKTPNDIAAGMNGVMEAHYRNDIGLKPGARAHLERLRSCGVRMAVATVTARALVEALLAREGIADWFEFVLTCADVGKSKREPDIYQEAARRLGAAPAEVAVYEDALYAVRSAAQAGCFVVGVRDCDNGRTWDDIVEAADETVDFGQGTGLRLKAD from the coding sequence ATGGACAAGCTTTTCGCCGTGTTCGATCTGGATGGGACGCTGGTCGATTCAATGGGCTACTGGGCGGAAGTGGGGCCGGAATACCTGGCTGGTCTGGGGATGACGGAAGGTGTCGACGAGATTCGCCCTGTCATCGAAGCCATGACGATGGAAGAGACGGCCCGCTACATGCACGAGCGCTTTCTGCCCGACAAGACGCCGAATGACATCGCGGCGGGCATGAACGGCGTCATGGAGGCCCACTACCGCAACGACATCGGCCTGAAACCAGGGGCGCGGGCGCATCTTGAGCGCTTGCGCAGCTGCGGCGTGCGCATGGCGGTGGCTACGGTGACGGCGCGGGCGCTTGTGGAGGCGCTGCTGGCTCGCGAAGGCATTGCGGATTGGTTCGAGTTCGTGCTCACCTGCGCCGATGTGGGCAAGAGCAAGCGAGAGCCCGACATCTATCAGGAGGCGGCGCGGCGGCTGGGGGCGGCTCCTGCCGAGGTGGCCGTGTACGAAGATGCCCTGTATGCCGTGCGATCGGCTGCGCAGGCCGGCTGCTTTGTGGTGGGCGTGCGCGACTGCGACAACGGCCGCACGTGGGACGACATCGTAGAAGCGGCCGACGAGACGGTCGACTTCGGGCAAGGCACCGGTCTGCGCCTAAAAGCTGACTGA
- a CDS encoding ATP-binding protein, whose translation MQQGSLKPAGYLPRICDAQVSKVLDLFGAVEIAGPMWCGKTWTSLSFGESVTRLGRDAVKRIVEADPTTALLGKSPHVVDEWQDVPGVWDAVRDAVDEDGRPGRFILTGSSSLKKDAVSHSGAGRIAKLRMSTMTLLETGESSGAVSLSGLFDGRFEPILVQQTLEPLAKAICRGGWPALQQVPRSSSAYLDAYLDAVFDVSFPKRGLDSSVAWSVARSLARNAGTAAKLQTVASDAFGGEPSEAEKNAVSRYISAFESLYLVQPVSGWDAPIRSKSRLRTKPKRYFADPSLAASLLQADAARLLSDGQLFGLLFESLCIHDLTVYASAVPGAPLDPLHYYRDSDGLEVDAVIELRDGRWAALEVKLGENKVPDGVRALTRLRKKVAANPAARNPDPSFMAVIVGAGEMARRDVESGVYVIPLTALGI comes from the coding sequence ATGCAACAAGGAAGCCTGAAGCCGGCCGGGTATCTGCCCCGGATATGCGATGCCCAAGTGTCAAAGGTCCTCGACCTTTTCGGCGCTGTGGAGATCGCCGGTCCCATGTGGTGCGGAAAGACCTGGACGTCCCTTTCCTTTGGGGAGAGCGTGACCCGTCTCGGCAGAGACGCCGTCAAGCGCATTGTCGAAGCAGACCCCACGACAGCCCTGTTAGGCAAAAGTCCGCACGTCGTCGACGAATGGCAGGACGTACCGGGCGTGTGGGACGCTGTGAGGGACGCGGTCGACGAGGACGGGCGGCCAGGACGGTTCATCTTGACAGGATCGTCGTCCTTGAAAAAAGATGCCGTCAGCCACAGCGGCGCAGGTCGCATAGCCAAGCTGCGCATGAGCACGATGACGCTGCTCGAGACGGGGGAGTCGAGCGGCGCCGTCTCCTTGTCAGGGCTTTTCGACGGTCGCTTCGAGCCGATCTTGGTGCAGCAGACCCTCGAGCCTCTCGCGAAGGCGATCTGCCGCGGCGGCTGGCCGGCGCTGCAGCAGGTGCCTCGAAGTTCGTCGGCCTACCTCGATGCCTACCTCGACGCGGTGTTCGATGTCAGCTTTCCGAAACGCGGGCTGGATTCTTCTGTAGCGTGGAGCGTGGCGCGTTCGCTGGCCCGCAACGCCGGCACGGCTGCCAAGCTGCAGACCGTCGCAAGCGACGCGTTCGGCGGTGAGCCGTCCGAGGCTGAGAAGAACGCCGTCTCCCGGTACATTTCCGCCTTCGAGTCGCTCTACCTGGTGCAGCCGGTGTCCGGGTGGGACGCGCCTATTCGCTCGAAGAGCCGCCTGCGCACGAAGCCCAAGCGCTACTTTGCCGACCCTTCGCTGGCGGCCAGCCTCCTGCAGGCGGACGCGGCGCGGCTTTTGTCCGACGGGCAGCTGTTTGGCCTGCTGTTCGAGTCGCTGTGCATCCACGACCTGACCGTTTATGCGTCTGCCGTCCCGGGCGCCCCGCTCGACCCGCTTCACTACTATCGGGATTCTGACGGCCTGGAAGTCGACGCCGTCATAGAGCTGCGGGACGGGCGGTGGGCCGCGCTGGAGGTGAAGCTGGGCGAGAACAAGGTGCCCGACGGCGTGAGGGCGCTGACGCGACTGCGAAAGAAGGTGGCGGCCAATCCGGCGGCCCGAAACCCTGATCCGTCCTTCATGGCTGTGATCGTCGGGGCCGGGGAGATGGCCCGCCGCGACGTGGAAAGCGGCGTCTACGTCATCCCCCTGACCGCGCTGGGGATCTGA
- a CDS encoding ROK family protein, which yields MNYLGIDYELKTAPKLDPGFIPFGVWMKAYLEGTDRPIRIAVEREDGLVSVRESAVRGPEFAEANFRYVERLVKFELWSIGGFRVYIQGCDDIAARLAEAYSPEGSRAFDYGFVMDVYERPLEVIACTPETFPAANEGAKAIGGHMEGCRIGFDAGGSDRKVSAVIDGEPVYSEEVVWFPKITEDPEYHFNEIVTAFKTAASKMPRVDAIGVSSAGTFVGNSPMVASLFIKVPREQRDLVKSIYDRAGAEIGDVPLVVANDGDVTALAGFMSTGRGDILGIAMGTSEAVGYVNDEGNVLGWINELAFAPVDLSPRAMQDEWSGDFGVGCKYFSQDAVIKLAPAAGISLDAELSPAEKLKVVQGLANDGHEGALDIFRSIGTYLAHTLVLYSSFYEIKTLLVLGRVASGVGGDLVVDVCNEVLAAEYPELADAINVTLPDEMMRRVGQSVAAASLPALA from the coding sequence ATGAACTACTTGGGCATCGATTACGAGCTGAAAACCGCTCCGAAGCTCGACCCCGGCTTCATCCCTTTCGGCGTGTGGATGAAGGCCTACCTTGAAGGGACCGACCGGCCGATCCGCATTGCGGTCGAGCGCGAAGACGGCTTGGTGTCCGTGCGGGAATCCGCCGTTCGCGGGCCTGAGTTTGCCGAGGCAAACTTTCGTTACGTCGAGCGGCTCGTGAAGTTCGAGCTGTGGTCCATCGGCGGCTTCCGCGTCTACATCCAGGGCTGCGACGACATCGCCGCCCGCCTGGCCGAAGCGTACTCGCCCGAGGGCTCCCGCGCGTTCGACTACGGGTTCGTCATGGACGTCTACGAGCGCCCGCTCGAGGTGATCGCCTGCACGCCCGAGACGTTTCCTGCAGCCAACGAAGGCGCCAAGGCCATCGGCGGGCACATGGAGGGCTGCCGCATCGGGTTTGACGCCGGCGGGTCCGACCGCAAGGTGTCGGCCGTCATCGACGGCGAGCCGGTGTACTCCGAAGAGGTGGTCTGGTTTCCGAAGATCACCGAAGATCCGGAATACCACTTCAACGAGATCGTGACCGCGTTCAAGACGGCCGCGTCGAAGATGCCGCGCGTGGACGCCATCGGCGTGTCGAGCGCCGGCACGTTCGTGGGCAACAGTCCCATGGTGGCGTCGCTGTTCATCAAGGTGCCGCGCGAACAGCGCGACCTGGTGAAATCCATCTACGACCGCGCCGGCGCGGAAATCGGCGACGTGCCGCTCGTCGTGGCCAACGACGGCGACGTGACTGCCCTTGCCGGCTTCATGTCCACGGGCCGTGGCGACATTTTGGGCATCGCCATGGGCACGAGCGAGGCCGTGGGCTACGTGAACGACGAAGGCAACGTGCTCGGCTGGATCAACGAGCTGGCCTTCGCGCCGGTTGACCTGTCTCCGCGCGCCATGCAGGACGAGTGGTCGGGCGACTTCGGCGTGGGCTGCAAGTACTTCAGCCAGGACGCCGTCATCAAGCTGGCGCCGGCCGCGGGCATTTCGCTCGACGCCGAACTGTCGCCGGCCGAAAAGCTGAAGGTGGTCCAAGGCCTTGCCAACGACGGGCACGAAGGCGCGCTTGACATCTTCCGCAGCATCGGCACGTATCTGGCGCACACTCTGGTGCTGTACAGCTCGTTTTACGAGATCAAGACGCTGCTCGTGCTTGGGCGCGTGGCGTCGGGCGTCGGCGGCGACCTGGTCGTGGACGTGTGCAACGAAGTGCTGGCGGCGGAATACCCCGAGCTGGCGGACGCCATCAACGTGACGCTGCCTGACGAGATGATGCGCCGCGTCGGCCAGTCGGTCGCGGCGGCCAGCCTGCCGGCGCTTGCCTAG
- a CDS encoding AGE family epimerase/isomerase, which produces MTDKIEGDRELVVWRDWIREQLDTCEAFWREHGIDPVNGGVYTCLDREGAVYSTDKNAWMQGRCAWTYAYLCHVYGTRPEWLAAAKSCLEFLEDHCINREASGRLYFTVTADGRPLRQRRYCFSEGFYCIANAEYYGVTGDEACLARARRAYRLVYDLNNGLIEDPTGLGPKTIAATRAGRALGDPMIFLNIISIMRRVDAAHAEEYDRHARECTDRIVREHYRPELGCTLESVNLEGEPELDYTAGRVVNPGHDIECSWFMMQEANHRGDEELHATARDMFRLAIEAGWDDKYGGLLYFIDACGKPPEAYEHDMKLWWPHNEIMIAASMAYRDTGDPYFRDWLVRTLKYCKAHFADPEFGEWYGYLRRDGLPTEPPTKGSTFKGPFHVPRALCMTEQILNEILGD; this is translated from the coding sequence GTGACAGACAAGATAGAAGGCGACCGCGAACTGGTTGTATGGCGCGATTGGATCCGCGAGCAGCTGGACACGTGCGAGGCCTTTTGGCGCGAGCACGGCATCGATCCGGTCAACGGCGGCGTGTACACCTGCCTCGACCGCGAAGGCGCGGTGTATTCCACCGACAAAAACGCGTGGATGCAGGGTCGTTGCGCGTGGACCTATGCGTATCTGTGCCACGTCTATGGCACGCGTCCCGAATGGCTGGCGGCGGCGAAGAGCTGCCTGGAGTTTTTGGAAGACCACTGCATCAACCGCGAGGCGTCCGGCCGTCTCTACTTCACGGTCACGGCAGACGGCCGCCCGCTGCGTCAGCGCCGCTACTGCTTTTCGGAAGGGTTCTACTGCATCGCCAACGCCGAATACTACGGCGTGACCGGCGACGAGGCGTGCCTGGCCCGCGCCCGCCGCGCCTATCGGCTGGTGTACGACCTCAACAACGGCCTCATCGAAGACCCGACGGGCCTCGGTCCGAAGACCATCGCGGCAACGCGCGCGGGACGGGCGCTGGGGGATCCGATGATCTTCCTCAACATCATTTCGATCATGCGCCGCGTCGACGCCGCCCATGCGGAGGAATACGACCGGCACGCCCGCGAGTGCACCGACCGCATCGTGCGCGAGCATTACCGGCCCGAGCTGGGCTGCACGCTCGAAAGCGTCAACCTTGAAGGCGAGCCGGAACTCGACTACACCGCGGGTCGCGTCGTGAACCCGGGGCATGACATCGAGTGCAGCTGGTTCATGATGCAAGAGGCCAACCACCGCGGCGACGAAGAGCTGCACGCCACGGCCCGCGACATGTTCCGCCTGGCCATCGAGGCCGGCTGGGACGACAAATACGGCGGGCTGCTCTACTTCATCGACGCCTGCGGCAAGCCGCCCGAGGCCTACGAGCACGACATGAAGCTGTGGTGGCCGCACAACGAGATCATGATCGCGGCGTCGATGGCCTATCGCGACACGGGCGATCCGTACTTCCGCGACTGGCTTGTGCGCACGCTCAAATACTGCAAGGCCCACTTCGCCGACCCCGAGTTCGGCGAGTGGTACGGCTACTTGCGCCGCGATGGCCTGCCGACCGAGCCGCCCACGAAAGGTTCCACGTTCAAAGGCCCGTTCCACGTGCCGCGAGCGCTGTGCATGACCGAGCAAATACTCAACGAGATTTTAGGAGACTGA
- a CDS encoding dihydrodipicolinate synthase family protein produces the protein MDASKFRGVVPPVVIPLDKDRHLDVEALHRTINRMIDAGVDGLFFLGSSGEVAFMTDAQRQHIFQEAAAAVNGRVPLMAGVIDMETMRVVDQVKRAESYGVDAVVATAPFYALGGPKEVERHFRAIREHTDLPLFAYDLPVCVHTKLDPTMLVRLGKDGVLQGVKDSSGDDVAFRWMVLENEDAGHPLQLLTGHEVCVDGAYLAGADGSVPGLANVDPYSYVEQWQAACAGDWERVRVLQDHLARLMFITRRVKATVGFGAGVGAFKTALWQMGVFNTNQMREPVQPLAGEDVDHIVQVLECEGLMHGGKPNGKCRCVIGDSIEQAQQSAAEKRDVVPPSGEASTM, from the coding sequence ATGGACGCGTCGAAATTCAGGGGCGTGGTGCCTCCCGTCGTCATCCCCCTCGACAAGGACCGGCATCTCGACGTCGAAGCCTTGCACCGCACGATCAACCGCATGATCGATGCCGGCGTCGACGGGCTGTTCTTTCTGGGATCGAGCGGTGAGGTCGCCTTTATGACCGACGCCCAGCGCCAGCACATTTTTCAAGAGGCGGCGGCGGCCGTCAACGGGCGCGTGCCGCTCATGGCGGGCGTCATCGACATGGAGACCATGCGCGTGGTCGACCAGGTGAAACGCGCCGAAAGCTATGGCGTTGACGCGGTGGTGGCCACGGCCCCCTTCTATGCGCTCGGCGGCCCGAAGGAAGTGGAGCGCCACTTCCGCGCCATTCGCGAGCACACGGACCTGCCGCTGTTCGCCTACGACCTGCCGGTATGCGTGCACACCAAGCTCGATCCCACGATGCTCGTGCGCCTGGGCAAAGACGGCGTGCTGCAGGGCGTGAAGGATTCCAGCGGCGACGACGTGGCCTTCCGCTGGATGGTGCTTGAAAACGAGGACGCCGGCCATCCGCTGCAGCTGCTGACCGGGCACGAGGTGTGCGTCGACGGCGCGTATCTGGCCGGCGCCGACGGATCGGTGCCGGGCCTGGCCAACGTTGACCCGTACAGCTACGTGGAGCAGTGGCAGGCGGCGTGCGCCGGCGACTGGGAGCGCGTGCGCGTGCTGCAGGACCATCTGGCGCGCCTCATGTTCATCACGCGCCGCGTGAAGGCGACCGTCGGCTTCGGCGCTGGCGTAGGCGCCTTCAAGACGGCCCTGTGGCAGATGGGCGTGTTCAACACGAACCAGATGCGCGAGCCGGTGCAGCCCCTTGCCGGCGAAGACGTCGACCATATTGTGCAGGTGCTCGAATGCGAAGGCCTCATGCACGGCGGCAAGCCGAATGGCAAGTGCCGCTGCGTCATCGGCGACTCGATCGAACAGGCGCAGCAGTCCGCCGCGGAAAAGCGCGACGTGGTGCCGCCAAGCGGGGAAGCGTCCACGATGTAG
- a CDS encoding ABC transporter ATP-binding protein, which produces MSDAKNEYNGVVTKEVVIESVVETPAGTVESVEVIVENETPIIFLDHVSVVFKTRTGSILHPNKVTAVNDLSLRLMPGKTLGIVGESGCGKSTTANIMCGLQQPTTGKVYFKGEDVTKRTAAQRKLIGRVISVVFQDPATALNARMTVQDQLMDPLRVHGIGDKQSREQRVLELIEMVGLPRSVLEALPGQMSGGQRQRVAIARALALKPDAIIADEPTSALDVSVRAQILNLLMDLKHELGLSMVFISHDIQTVRYISDRIIVMNGGRIVEEGPAARVFENPTDDYTRLLLSAAPSLLHPDLGK; this is translated from the coding sequence ATGAGTGACGCAAAGAACGAATACAACGGCGTGGTGACCAAAGAGGTCGTCATCGAAAGCGTGGTGGAGACGCCGGCCGGCACGGTGGAATCGGTGGAGGTCATTGTCGAAAACGAAACCCCGATCATCTTCCTTGACCACGTGTCGGTGGTGTTCAAGACGCGCACCGGATCCATCCTGCATCCGAACAAGGTCACGGCAGTGAACGACCTGTCCTTGCGGCTCATGCCCGGCAAGACGCTCGGCATCGTGGGCGAGTCCGGCTGCGGAAAGTCAACCACGGCAAACATTATGTGTGGCCTGCAGCAGCCGACGACGGGCAAGGTGTACTTCAAGGGCGAGGATGTCACGAAGCGCACGGCCGCCCAGCGCAAGCTCATCGGCCGCGTCATCTCGGTGGTGTTCCAAGATCCGGCGACGGCCCTGAACGCCCGCATGACCGTGCAAGACCAGCTCATGGACCCGCTGCGGGTGCATGGCATCGGCGACAAGCAGTCGCGCGAGCAGCGCGTGCTCGAGCTCATCGAAATGGTGGGCCTGCCGCGCTCGGTGCTGGAGGCGCTGCCCGGGCAGATGTCCGGCGGCCAGCGCCAGCGCGTCGCCATCGCCCGCGCCCTTGCACTCAAGCCCGACGCCATCATCGCCGACGAGCCTACCAGCGCCCTTGACGTGTCGGTGCGTGCGCAGATTTTGAACCTGCTCATGGACCTTAAGCACGAACTCGGTCTGTCGATGGTGTTCATCAGCCACGACATTCAGACCGTTCGCTATATCTCGGACCGGATCATCGTCATGAACGGCGGCCGCATCGTCGAAGAGGGCCCGGCGGCGCGCGTGTTCGAGAACCCGACCGACGACTACACGCGCCTGCTTTTGAGCGCGGCGCCCTCGTTGCTGCATCCGGATTTGGGAAAGTAG